One window of Thiomicrorhabdus lithotrophica genomic DNA carries:
- a CDS encoding sensor domain-containing diguanylate cyclase, with protein sequence MHISESEKVIRTLYEITSEHDKGFEFQVTRLLELACERFNLDIGILSKINDNNYEVVLNVTPEDIVLPNGTEFDLERTFCSLAIAADGPVAYEHVKESEINNHPAYLDQKLEAYIGTPVYVDGKVYGTFNFSSPTPLNRKFQPVDIDALQLMGSWLGTEISRNNSEKLLIQANEQLKEISIKDSLTQLYNRRHFETEFTQLFHLAKRHNQSISLILLDIDNFKSINDTYGHSAGDDVLRDIAQILTERTRRSDLIARYGGEEFVIILPDTEKSGAKYLTENIRKAIERHPWTNQTVTSSFGIQTLDKNEMETFEVESIMEASIKSADKALYFAKKNGRNQCAHYQDLP encoded by the coding sequence ATGCATATCAGCGAAAGTGAAAAAGTTATTAGAACCCTTTATGAAATAACCAGTGAACATGATAAAGGTTTTGAGTTTCAAGTAACCCGCCTTCTCGAACTAGCTTGTGAACGCTTTAACTTAGATATTGGCATCTTATCCAAAATTAACGACAATAATTACGAAGTGGTTCTTAATGTCACACCAGAAGATATTGTTCTCCCAAACGGTACCGAGTTTGATTTAGAACGTACTTTCTGTAGTTTAGCTATAGCAGCTGATGGTCCAGTTGCTTATGAACATGTAAAAGAATCTGAGATAAATAACCACCCTGCATACCTGGATCAAAAACTCGAAGCTTATATAGGTACACCTGTCTATGTGGATGGAAAGGTTTATGGCACGTTTAATTTTTCTAGCCCAACACCTTTAAATAGAAAATTCCAACCTGTTGATATCGATGCTCTTCAATTAATGGGGTCTTGGCTAGGCACTGAAATCTCCCGTAATAACAGTGAAAAATTGTTAATACAAGCCAATGAACAACTTAAAGAAATTTCCATTAAAGACTCTCTGACTCAACTCTATAATCGACGTCATTTTGAAACAGAATTTACTCAATTGTTTCACTTGGCAAAACGTCATAATCAAAGCATTTCACTTATCTTATTAGATATTGACAACTTTAAATCGATTAATGACACCTATGGTCATTCCGCTGGAGACGATGTATTAAGAGATATTGCTCAAATTTTGACAGAACGAACTCGTCGTAGTGATTTGATTGCTCGCTATGGTGGTGAAGAGTTTGTAATTATTTTGCCCGACACAGAGAAATCGGGGGCTAAATATTTAACCGAAAACATTCGTAAAGCGATTGAACGCCACCCATGGACTAACCAAACTGTTACGTCTAGCTTTGGAATTCAAACCCTTGATAAAAATGAAATGGAAACATTTGAAGTTGAATCCATTATGGAAGCCTCCATAAAATCGGCCGATAAGGCGCTCTATTTTGCTAAAAAAAATGGGCGCAATCAATGCGCCCATTACCAAGATTTACCTTAA
- a CDS encoding thioredoxin family protein: MQNIETLEALDVLKQSEDALLILFGGQNCNVCHVIKPQIVELVEAQYPKIKMVYVDCHVTTEVCSQNGVLSLPTLQVFFTGQRFIEEVRTFSLQKVMQDIARPYSMVFSV; the protein is encoded by the coding sequence ATGCAGAACATAGAAACTTTAGAAGCGTTAGACGTTTTAAAACAGTCAGAAGATGCTTTATTGATTTTATTTGGTGGGCAAAACTGTAATGTTTGTCATGTTATTAAGCCCCAAATTGTAGAGTTGGTAGAAGCGCAGTATCCCAAAATTAAAATGGTTTATGTGGATTGTCATGTCACTACAGAGGTTTGTTCGCAGAATGGCGTTTTGAGCTTACCTACATTGCAGGTGTTTTTTACAGGGCAACGCTTCATTGAAGAGGTAAGAACCTTTAGTTTGCAGAAAGTGATGCAAGATATCGCTAGACCATATTCAATGGTTTTCTCAGTTTAG